GCTCTCCAGCATACTCGGCTTTTCCGCTCTTGCATTTTTCATCGTTGGTAGCCAATTGGCCTCTACACTTTTATGGTTAGCGGCAACGACTCCCTTCATCTTATGTGTTTGGTTCACGCGTCGAGTCGGCTACCTGTTTTTAATGCCTGTTTGGTCACTCATCGCCAGCAGTGTCTATTGTGTCACACTGCTGACCGGAGTCTTGGGGCTCTTTCTTCACACAACGATCATTCCTGGCGCCGTGCTGTTGACCATGGGATGTGCCAGTATTACGGCTTCCTGCATTGTCGGGGTTTTGATTTTTAATACCTACGCTACCCAACTGAATCATGCTCCACATTTGCGACCTCAAGCCGTATGGACACGTCATATCGAATATGGAAGGTGGACAATTGGATCCACGATCGCCTTGTGGATCGGTGCCAATGCCTATATCCCGGTGATCGCTTTATTTTTGGGAAACCCTCAGGTCGCTGGCTTTCGAGCCATCCAAAGTCTCATTTCGCCGATGAATCAATGTCTGGCAACCTTTAGTCACGTTCTTCTTCCTTATATCTCGAGACGGTGTTCCGAGATTGGAAGAAAAGAGGTGAAAGAGGGGGCGAGAGACCTGTTTTTGTTAAATTTCTGCGTTGCGTCCCTCTTCTTATTGCTACTTTCGAATTACGGTTCATATATCTTGCCACTCCTTAGTGGACAAAGTTTCTATGTCGAGTACCTTTGGCTTCTACCATATTTTATCTTAACTGGGTTTTTAGGAATATTTGTACAATCCAGCGTCGTGCTCCTCATGGCCATACAACGGCCTGATCTGATCTTTTTAGGAAGAAGCACTGGAGCTCTTGTCAGTTTGATCTGTAGTCTTCTCCTAGGTTGGCATTACGGTATGGCAGGGATTGCGATGAGCATGACCATTGGCTCGATCGCTGAAGGGATCGTTCTCTATTTGGTGAAGCATCATGAACCTCAATCTTTCAGACCTGTACTGTGGGATAACGTGACTTCGTATTTCAATCGATTCACGATATTGATAAAACCGAAAATGCTTTTAGCCGCAATGGTCTGTCGGAGTTGGCCATAATCTAAAACGATTCTTGACTGTCCTCTCAGAGGTAGCCAAAACTCCTATAGCCGTTAGAAATTCATGCGTCTAGAAGGTGGTCCAATTAATGTTCCTCCTGTCTTACAAAGTCTGCCGAACTAATGGTGATATGTCATGAATTCGCAAGAAGAAAAAATACGCGTAGCATGGCAGCATCCTATTATTCCAAACTATCGAGTGCCATATCTGGAAAAGCTCGCCAACGTTCCTGATGTCGAAGTGACATCGTTTCATGGACAAGGACTGGATGGGTATACGACGAAATCTGTTGGCTCCATTCCATCCGTCAAGAATATTCTGGTAAAAAACCGGTATTGGGCCTTCGGTCGTGGTCGAATATTCTGGCAATCCGCCGTGCGCAAAATCATAAAAGGAAAATTTGATGTCATTGTTTGTGAGGAGGTTATTCACAATGCCTCAGTTTGGATGTTATGGCTCTTTGCTCAAATAACCAATACGCCACTAGTGCTCCATGGTTTTGGATATCGACCGGTATCCGGCATGTCATATCACCGTAAAACACAACCAAGTCTCCGGCAACATTTTATCGATCGATTGAGATTTTTCATGATTAAACGTGCAAGTGCCATTGCGGTTTATACGGAAAAGGGGAAGGAAGCATGCATCCAAGAAGGTATTCAATCTCATAAGATCTTTGTCACGAAGAATACCTATGATACAGAATATCTTATGGGTTTGGAGCAGAGTGTCACGTCCCAAGAGCTTGATTCGATTACCCAGAAACTGAACCTAACAGATCGCTTTGTTCTTATCTTCGTGGGGCGACTCAACCCCTTGAAACGAGTCTCTCTTCTGATTGACGTCATGCGAAAACTTGATAAGAGTTCACTCCAAGCATCTCTCCTGGTTGTTGGAGAAGGCATTGAATATCAACCGTTGGTCAAACAGTCACAGGGATTAGCACATGTCCATTTTTTGGGTGGAATCCATGAACCGATTGAATTGGCCAAACTGTTCATGATCTCGCACGCATTAGTCATCCCTGGGTTACCCGGCCTGACATGTGTACATGGATTTTGTTATGGAGTTCCTACCATCACGACGGCGCCGGTTAATCTTAGGTGGCCGGAATGTCCAGAACTGGATTACATTCGACATGGAGTGAATGGATACTTTGTCGCAAAACCGGACTGTCAATTGTTCTGTGATGCCATTATGTACCTCGCCGATGACAAACAACGTTTACAGAAATTTAGTACAGGGGCGAGGGAAACCGCTAAATCATTGCCGCTGAGGGAAACGGTGGCACAGTTTCGTAAAGCTGTGAAGTTCGCATTCAATGGAATACAGAACAAGGCTCTCGTTTCATAAAGTTTTGCATACCGATCGTTTTATTTTCCCAATGTAGCAGGCAGGAGATCTGGACGGTGTGATGGCATCGGTCAACGATGGCAAAAGCCTATTCGAACGAATGACATATTCAATCAAATAGTCTCTACATCTTGTTCTCAGCCTTCATCACTGAATCTATGAGAGTCGCCCAGGATGACCAGAGAAAACTAACACGCATGTTTTCTCAGCTCTCCCAGCCTGTATAGCAATGGTAGGAGATTCGACTGATCGTCGAATCCAATTCGACGACATCCTATAAGACGCCAGCTCAATGCCCATTCGCCGGACGTATGCTGATACACGACAGGAAGATGGTGTGATACAAACACGGTATCAGATTTACTGAAGAGGCGTGGATTCATTTCATCACAGCCACGATATGCCTTCCGCATGACGACACTTCATTTTTTTGAACATTCACTCCGGTTTTTCAATGTGAGCAAGACGGTTCCACTCACGAAAGAAATATTTTCAGTGCTGCGTGCAGGTGGAATTGTCATGGTATTACAAATTATCGGTCTAGGGTTGGCGTTTCTTAGCCAGATTTTCTTTGCTCGCTGGATGGGAGTGCATGAATATGGTGTCTATACCTATGTGCTGGCATGGGCAATTTTGTTTTCCGTTCCTGCTGCTGCCGGCCTACCGTTAACAAGTATTCGGTACATTGCTGATGGGTTGGTACATGCCAATTTTGATGCTGTGACTGGGATTGTCAAGTGGAGTGTCTGGCTCACGATCAGTATCGGAATTGTCATAACGGCAACGGCTACCGGGATTATCTATGGGCTGAATATCGGTTACGATTTAGCGTATCCCATTCAACTCAGCATTGCGTTTGCGATCGTCCCCCTACTGGCTCTTCTTCGAGTGCAATCGGGAATTTTTCGTGGATTTGGGTGGCCGGCATGGGCTCACCTTCCTGATCCGGTTTTGAGAAACTTTTTTTTAATTTGTATTTTTTTCTTGGTGTGGGCTCAAGGAATGACGTTGACAGCGCAACTGGCGTTGGTGATTACCGTGGGAGTTTTTGTGGTCCTGAATGCTCTCCAAATGGTGATCTATAGACAAAATGTGCCTTCAGCCGTCTTGCACGCGACCCCGTCGTACGAGCCAAGAAAATGGTTAAAAACATCTTTACCCCTTTTACTGGTCGCTGGATTTCAAGTGATTGTAGAACGAACCGATCTGATCATGCTTGGGATGTTGCAGGACACACAAGATGTCTCAGTGTACTTTGCATGCTCAAGAGTCGCCAATCTGATTTTAATCGT
The genomic region above belongs to Nitrospirales bacterium and contains:
- a CDS encoding polysaccharide biosynthesis C-terminal domain-containing protein produces the protein MTTLHFFEHSLRFFNVSKTVPLTKEIFSVLRAGGIVMVLQIIGLGLAFLSQIFFARWMGVHEYGVYTYVLAWAILFSVPAAAGLPLTSIRYIADGLVHANFDAVTGIVKWSVWLTISIGIVITATATGIIYGLNIGYDLAYPIQLSIAFAIVPLLALLRVQSGIFRGFGWPAWAHLPDPVLRNFFLICIFFLVWAQGMTLTAQLALVITVGVFVVLNALQMVIYRQNVPSAVLHATPSYEPRKWLKTSLPLLLVAGFQVIVERTDLIMLGMLQDTQDVSVYFACSRVANLILIVLTAFSVLSASKIAALFSVKKLHELQIFVMSLLRWIFWPSLGVGMFLIIFGTQILSLFGDAFVTGYDILLLLIACQFINAIVGPVLLLLNMTGQERQSAKVFAWSCLLNIVLNGLLIPKFSAIGAAIATGITIVFWNIWLVIIVKKQLGIVCFPFNPFVNPLGKSQ
- a CDS encoding glycosyltransferase; translated protein: MNSQEEKIRVAWQHPIIPNYRVPYLEKLANVPDVEVTSFHGQGLDGYTTKSVGSIPSVKNILVKNRYWAFGRGRIFWQSAVRKIIKGKFDVIVCEEVIHNASVWMLWLFAQITNTPLVLHGFGYRPVSGMSYHRKTQPSLRQHFIDRLRFFMIKRASAIAVYTEKGKEACIQEGIQSHKIFVTKNTYDTEYLMGLEQSVTSQELDSITQKLNLTDRFVLIFVGRLNPLKRVSLLIDVMRKLDKSSLQASLLVVGEGIEYQPLVKQSQGLAHVHFLGGIHEPIELAKLFMISHALVIPGLPGLTCVHGFCYGVPTITTAPVNLRWPECPELDYIRHGVNGYFVAKPDCQLFCDAIMYLADDKQRLQKFSTGARETAKSLPLRETVAQFRKAVKFAFNGIQNKALVS